Below is a window of Perca fluviatilis chromosome 6, GENO_Pfluv_1.0, whole genome shotgun sequence DNA.
GAATAGCAAACAAGGTATCTTATCTTATCATACTAAATCAACGTAAACTTGGTGCCAAAAGTGAACAACAATGTCCACAACTTCTCCAGATGAACCCTGCTGGACTTTGTTCTTATTTGAACCACGGTGGAAGTGGGTTAAAAGAAGGCACCGGTAATGATGTGAAGGAGGAAGAGCAGGCCACTGAGACCGAACAGCCTCCAAGCCACATTAAAGACAGTGCCAGCCAACAGTTCAGAGTTCTAAGGACAGAAAGCTTCAGTTTTAAAATGCATGCACCACAAAAGAGAAGCTTCACAACACTCACTCACAACCACTCACTGGTGGTTTATTGGCACTTCCCTCTCGATTGGGTGGTCTCCCATGTTTTCCGGTAGGATtcagtttacacacacacgcatacatacatagTCACACTGAACTGCTAGACCAATGAAGAATATGTCCCCTCTGGGACGTAAAGGCTTATCCAAAGTTCTTCCCacatatgtattttatttatttttatttttttcctgtaatCCCAGTTTATGAAATATGCAGTATAATGCCAAACTGTTTAGTGGCTTCCATTTTTAAGAGTAATTTGTCATTTGTGAGGATCTTTGCAGAAtcctaatgttaaaaaaaagcctcAAGTTCCTTTCAGCCAACATTTTTTACCCACGTGTTGATTTTGCCATGCAGTTCAGATCTTCATTTGCAGAGGTTTGCACGCTATAACATCACATTCTTGCAGATAATTATCCTAGGCTGTGGGCTTTATTATTTTTGGTACCACTTTCCTGTTTTAATGCTTTTGGAGAATTATACCATTATAACTGGAATAGCACTCAGTGTTGTAAATGTATTTGGCAGCTAGATTGCCAAATTATTCAGAGAGTTTTATTAATTGGGAACTGTCAGTGCTCACAGACCTGTGTCTTGTATGTATTTCCTCTGTTCACATATTTTGTGACAATTATAGTTAAGAGAATATCCTCTTCTGCACTTGAATTTGTAAGCCATGTTCAGCCTTGCACTCTTGCACATTTTTGGAATGCATATATGGCTGCATCAGACATAATGGAAAGACGCTCAGGCAGAGAAATGTGGTTTGAATTGCAACCTCTGAATTGAAAAATTAGAAGGAGAACAAAGGCTCTCAATGGCGGTAATCAAACACGCCTAAGACCACTGATGTGTTGGAGCTTGTTGTTGCATTCCTCGGGCACAAAGGAGCAGAACATTGGAGGGTTTCCAGAAGCTCAGGAGGCCCCTGGCTGGCTTCTCATCTGGTCTGGAGgctcctttttttcctccccatCATAGAGAGATCACCAGATCCATTCTGGACTCCAGCATGGGACTAGTGTCGACACCCCAGTCAAGGCAGCCTTTGAGTCCAGCAGTTCTCCACTCTTCACCAGTCTTCCCTTCAGAAAGCCTTCATTTTAGGAATTCTTGAGAAACACAATTTTGATTATCAGCCATTCTGGGTTACAGTTTGTATTCCAGAAGCTGTCTGCAGTGTACAGAACAGCTGAGATATGTCTTTATCTTTTTCAAATTGTGCCTATGCCATTGGAGAAGGAGAAACCATCAAGAATCCTGCCTGGATTTCCACtgtgtgtgtcctgctttcagtgcATTTGTCCTGTTATTAACCAAAAACATTCACAGAGCATTTGGCCAAGGCATCCTAATAATTTCATGAGGTGTTTTCAATGTGGGAAGGTGGCCCAGCAATCCCTTGATGTATAACCAGTCCAAGAAAATACAGCCCCTCATTTATCTAGAGATGGAAAAAAATGGGATCAAACGATAATATATCCCAACAGAGACAGAAAGCTCTCGCACACATCTGTCCAAATCTACACTTGGCTCCGTGCATGGTctaattatctttttttctttccatggCAGATTGACAAGCAGCAGTTTGAGGAGACGGTGCAGACACTGAATAACCTGTACGCTGAAGCGGAGAAACTGGGAAGCCAGTCATATATTGAAGGCTGTCTGGCCTGCCTCACAGCCTACACCATCTTCCTGTGTATGGAGACTCACTATGAGAAGGTGGGAGACATTTCACCTGCATATATGCATACAGTAAAAATGAATAGGGCTGCATAttgaggtaaccttgctccttatgacctcataaggagcaagattccagatcggcccatctgagctttcattttctcaaaggcagagcaggatacccagggctcggtttacacctatcaccatttctagccactgggggaccataggcagggtGGGGgaacatattaatgttaaaaaacctcaaagtgaaattttcatgtcatgggacctttttaacgTATTAGTTGCATTTTAGTCATAATAAGGTATTTGTCAAAAATGTTGTAAACATTTAATCCAAGTTTCAGTCAAGACCAAGTATGAGCATTGtagtaaaaaacaacacacttaACCAACTGTTTATTCAGTTTTAGTATCAAAATTAAGCTTCAGAAAAAGTGTAAATACAAGTTGTTACAGGAAAGTAGACATCCCTAATTTAAATTAATTGGAGACATGGCATTCGATGTGAAAATCCACTAAGCTTCACAGTGAAACAGTAGTATTTCAAGATTACCACTTCTAAGTGGTTAGATCACTTTTTCTACACCCACACCTGAGTTGGGAAAAATAATGATTGCTTTCTTTTAAATAAGAACAGTAGAGGTAATAAGGACAATCTTGTTCTTTATTGGTGGGCTGTCTGTCCACTATGTACAGTAGTTGAAGTTGTTTTAGGTTTGGCCATATGGTCATTTCTAAAGTCAAACTTAAATTCCTGGTAAGCAAAAATAACGGAGTCTGTCACACCACAGGAAAACGTGTTATTAACCAACCAGCCAAATctggatgtttaaaaaaattagctAAGTATATATAATTAGGTTTCACAATTGTGGAAAAAGTAAGCCACATTCCCTGATCTGAGATGCTGAGCCGAAGAACGAGCCGCTGTCTATCGACAGACTCTCGTTGCAGTATtttagttattatttttcaacaaTGTTAAATGGAGATATAGTCACAGGTTTTGTTCCATAAAATAAGTTTCCTCTTATCTCATCTTTGCTATGAAAACGTGGTTGTTAAGGAATATATTTCTGAACAGTTCTCGATAACCCAATGAACACATAGTGTAGCACATAGTATTGAAAATGGTTTTGTACTTAAAGTTGGCAATGGATGTCTGGTCAGCTTGCTTACTTATTAGTTGTGACATAATTTAACATTTAAGAAGTTATgcttcttttattaaaaaatgttttttaggtAATTGTATTGTTACTAGTACCAAACTCAAAACTCATTGTTATACTTTACATTAAATGGGCAGTACTAAAAATTCCATATGATTCCCAACCCTAATTATGAACATTCATTTTTGATGCACAGCATAGAGATCCTGACTCATGCATTGCCTGCTGCATGTAGACATACCAATGACACAGTGTATAGGTGGCATTGAAGATGGGTTTTTTTtcccaactttttttatttaaattttaacaATAACTGACATACAACATAGGTCAAGGTGAACAAAACATAGTTAAAACGGTATGTCACTTCCCCTCAAATCCCCTACCCACCCGCAAACCAACCCAGTTCAGGTCCAAAACAGACGGGGACAAACAATACAGACCCATGCACACTGACAGACGCACACCAGTATGGACACTCAACATccaaaagataaaaataaaaaaggtagacaaattaaaagagagaggagagaaaacaaaaaggggGGTGGGCAGCTGGCGTCAAATGGAGCAGTCCAGAAGGAACTCAGTCCTCCAAATCAGGAGATCAGCTGAGGGAGTCAACGAGTTCTAGGAAAGGGTTCCATGTCTCTATGAATGTCGAGATCGAGCCTTTCAGAGAAGCTCTAAGCTTCTCAAGCTTCAAATTGTTGAG
It encodes the following:
- the LOC120560959 gene encoding golgin subfamily A member 7-like isoform X3 encodes the protein MAETHSLQDMRQQAAVAAKVFIQRDYTKGTVCQFQTKFPSELETRIDKQQFEETVQTLNNLYAEAEKLGSQSYIEGCLACLTAYTIFLCMETHYEKQLFG